From Macrobrachium rosenbergii isolate ZJJX-2024 chromosome 22, ASM4041242v1, whole genome shotgun sequence, the proteins below share one genomic window:
- the LOC136850367 gene encoding uncharacterized protein, with translation MIDKHQEGLKPVDYKIGDEVYIKKEVRSGIDYKLATKFTGPYKVTDMQETKAKEVRSQIRDTDTLDTGALIDVAQMVHEATKASEHATTLEAAAQEACSLTGSNNDDNREITVVFKKKPKENRGKSFTPWCFYHKKFGAKAKYCKHPCSFLKMTSAATNNSSGALNRSPSTSKFFTKDEISKHCLLVDTGAMQSVFPPMKEDLKKKPDSTNALIAANETPIRTCGTTTRIISILDRRYHWPFVIADVKFQLLGADLLGHHGLLIDVRRERLLDTGTCHSRQLAKGLGMPAICSTASSSYTSLLQEFPDVFKPELRQSPGASAKHGIFHHITTTDPPTHVKFWRLSPQKLQDTKRAFAEMERMGICKKASSPWASPLHMKPTVGATSQRLMDTILGDLPFCVCYIKDILIFSKSPEEHLQHVWAGLKRLQESGLVVRFDKCIFGKEKIDFLGHEISPSGVRPTASKVKTIEKFPEPQNIKALQEFLGMINYYRRFIPNIARIMYSLTSVLKGKPNALTWEALQQKAFSETKAALASATTLTHHKPAAALRLTTDASNITCGAVLEQIVNGAPQPLAFFSRKFSPAETRYSAFNGELLAVHEALRHFQYLLEGTEFTILMDHKPLLGIDYEDLAKEQAADPETAAYRMSLTALNINKDVRHWVRNCIACQTSKTSHHKESGMGELPQPCRCFGHIHVDIVNPIPQSGGARYLLAIIDHSTH, from the exons ATGATCGACAAGCATCAAGAAGGATtaaagccagtagattacaagataggcgatgaagtctacatcaagaaggaagtaagaagtggaattgaTTATAAGTTAGCCACCAAATTCACAGGTCCGTACAAAGTCACAGATATGCAAGAGACAAAAGCGAAG GAAGTAAGGAGCCAGATAAGGGACACAGACACCCTCGACACCGGGGCATTAATAGATGTCGCCCAGATGgtacacgaggccaccaaggcctcagAACATGCCACCACCCTTGAAGCCGCCGCCCAGGAAGCCTGCAGCCTGACGGGGAGCAACAACGACGACAACAGAGAGATCACCGTCGTTttcaaaaagaaaccaaaagaaaacaGAGGGAAATCATTTACGCCGTGGTGCTTCTACCACAAGAAATTTGGCGCCAAAGCAAAGTACTGCAAACACCCCTGTTCCTTTCTAAAAATGACATCAGCGGCAACAAATAACAGCAGTGGCGCGCTAAACCGATCTCCCTCGACCAGCAAGTTTTTCACCAAAGATGAAATCTCCAAGCACTGCCTGCTGGTAGACACGGGGGCAATGCAATCCGTCTTCCCGCCGATGAAGGAAGATCTTAAGAAGAAACCTGACTCAACAAATGCCCTCATCGCAGCAAACGAGACACCCATCCGCACGTGCGGCACAACAACACGGATCATCTCCATCCTGGaccgcagataccactggcccttcgtCATCGCGGATGTTAAGTTCCAGCTGCTGGGTGCAGATTTACTAGGACACCACGGACTTCTCATCGATGTCAGAAGGGAACGACTACtggacacaggaacctgccattCCCGCCAGCTCGCCAAAGGACTGGGGATGCctgccatctgctccacagcctccAGCAGCTatacgtccctcctacaggagtttccGGACGTGTTTAAACCGGAGCTAAGACAGTCACcgggggcttcagcaaagcacggcatattccatcacatcaccacgaCAGACCCACCAACTCATGTGAAGTTCTGGCGCTTGTCCCCACAAAAGCTACAAGACACTAaacgggccttcgcagagatggaacgaATGGGCATCTGCAAAAAAGCGTCAAGCCCATGGGCAtcacccctccacatg AAACCTACAGTAGGTGCCACATCCCAGCGACTGATGGACACCATTTTGGGGGACCTGcccttctgcgtctgctacatcaaagacatcctgatcttctccaagTCGCCCGAGGAACACCTTCAACATGTCTGGGCAGGCCTAAAACGTCTACAGGAGAGCGGCCTAGTGGtgaggttcgacaagtgcatcttcgggaaggaaaaaatagatttcctcggGCACGAAATCTCACCTTCAGGAGTACGTCCGACAGCATCTAAGGTGAAGACCATAGAGAAGTTCCCAGAACCCCAAAACATAAAGGCCCTGCAGGAGTTTCtggggatgataaattactacagACGGTTCATCCCCAACATTGCCCGGATCATGTACTCACTAACATCAGTCCTGAAGGGAAAGCCAAATGCGCTGACCTGGGAAGCTCTGCAGCAGAAGGCATTCAGTGAAACAAAGGCAGCCCTCGCCAGCGCCACAACTCTGACACACCACAAGCCCGCAGCTGCCCTCAGGttaacaacggatgccagcaacatcacctgTGGTGCAGTACTGGAGCAGATTGTGAACGGCGCCCCTCAgcctttggccttcttcagccgcaagttcTCACCAGCCGAAACCCGCTACAGCGCCTTCAACGGGGAACTGCTGGCTGTCCACGAGGCCTTAAGGCACTTTCagtacctgctggagggcacCGAATTCACCATCCTGATGGACCACAAACCCCTG CTCGGCATCGACTATGAAGACTTGGCGAAGGAGCAAGCAGCGGACCCTGAGACGGCAGCCTACAGAATGTCACTGACAGCACTGAA TATTAACAAGGACGTACGTCATTGGGTGAGGAACTGCATAGCatgccagacgagcaaaacatctCACCACAAGGAATCAGGGATGGGCGAACTTCCCCAACCATGTCGGTGCTTCGGCCATATCCACGTCGACATTGTCAACCCCATTCCACAGTccggaggagcaagatacctcctGGCGATTATAGACCACTCCACCCATTGA